Part of the Gemmatimonadetes bacterium SCN 70-22 genome, GTCGCCGCGGTCGAGGCCCGTGAGGCGTCGCTCGAGGCGGCGATCACCAAGGCCGCCCAGGACCGCGACGCCGCCGCCAGGCTCCTGGCCGAGCAGCAGGCCCAGCTCGAGGCCGCCCGCGCCGAGGCGCAGAAGTACATCGCCGACTCGCGCGTCACCGCCGAGAAGCTCAAGACCTCCATGCTCGAGGAGACGCGCGCGCAGCAGCAGGAGATGCTCGAGCGCGCCCGCCGCGACCTCGAGAACGAGAAGGTCCGCGCCATCGCCGAGCTCCGCCGCGAGGCGGTCGACCTGGCGCTGGCCGGTGCGGGCAAGCTGATCGCGAAGAACCTGGACGACGCCGCGAACCGCAAGCTGGTGGAAGACTTC contains:
- a CDS encoding ATP synthase F0 subunit B, producing the protein MFWTLLIFVVLLIVLSRFAFKPLVAAVEAREASLEAAITKAAQDRDAAARLLAEQQAQLEAARAEAQKYIADSRVTAEKLKTSMLEETRAQQQEMLERARRDLENEKVRAIAELRREAVDLALAGAGKLIAKNLDDAANRKLVEDFLASIPAAGPR